In one window of Henckelia pumila isolate YLH828 chromosome 1, ASM3356847v2, whole genome shotgun sequence DNA:
- the LOC140884221 gene encoding uncharacterized protein isoform X1, with the protein MFSCQAFKAWEERVISPEKGNRVIHYYLKDSVLAVVGTERSIRHMIYVVSEDFISIYGSTTRVHAETKWRSRREVVEWLTSVVSRSAPVLAKNNQPSINTAPSLERLKSLMIRFSDQRILDENSTNLVTSNSNIIWSGEAWICSEQLKHYPAFSRSGTEIAVYSFVWIVNEEENDYLGYLEDLYEDQQGKKLVKVRRFHFSEEIESLMPLLHPHPREIFITPYKHQVGVEHIDGLAAILTPGHFEKCLALLPPSLSLGCFACCREFRNAKVNAFVFSKLIGYSEQPILQALSSHVSAQRNNKQKSIEIECQKRGSKRVKSCRTDLTFGNSHAILSTSVSHSMMEKYEPGCQRMKIQQSSSGPVDNRLVVSQPRHQILNKFNESVEVLCRDSGMRGCWFRCKVLCSSQKLLKVQYYDVFNADEPGKLEEWVSATRVAGPDVLGVRSARRLAIRPWRYEESSGFAFEVGAAVDAWWCDGWWEGVVIGNDTSAESNFQVYFPGENRFLTIKRKNIRVSLDWMDDKWVRIPAKSDILSFLTSIFSSGPKLPPLTTLSEDNTSDLTYEDVCIPTQHEGSEDDEHKSELPGLH; encoded by the exons ATGTTCAGTTGCCAAGCTTTCAAGGCATGGGAAGAACGTGTTATTTCACCGGAAAAGGGCAACCGTGTTATTCACTATTACTTGAAGGATTCTGTCCTAGCTGTGGTGGGGACTGAGAGGAGTATAAGGCACATGATCTATGTGGTTTCGGAGGACTTTATATCTATTTACGGGTCGACAACCAGAGTCCATGCTGAAACCAAGTGGCGGTCAAGGCGAGAGGTTGTTGAGTGGCTCACATCAGTGGTTTCCAGAAGTGCCCCggtcttagccaaaaata ATCAACCTTCTATTAACACGGCACCATCTCTAGAACGTCTTAAATCCCTGATGATTCGTTTCTCCGATCAGAGAATCCTGGATGAG AACTCCACAAACCTGGTGACCTCAAATTCAAACATCATATGGTCAGGGGAGGCCTGGATATGTAGTGAGCAGCTGAAGCATTATCCGGCTTTTTCCAGGAGTGGAACTGAGATAGCG GTTTATTCGTTTGTATGGATTGTGAATGAAGAGGAAAATGATTACCTGGGTTACTTGGAAGATTTGTACGAAGATCAGCAGGGGAAGAAATTAGTTAAAGTGCGTCGATTTCACTTTAGTGAGGAAATTGAAAGTCTGATGCCTTTGTTACACCCACATCCCAGAGAAATTTTTATCACTCCTTACAAGCACCAGGTTGGTGTAGAGCACATTGATGGTCTGGCTGCAATTCTGACACCTGGTCATTTCGAGAAATGTTTGGCTCTTCTTCCTCCAAGCTTGTCATTAGGATGTTTTGCTTGCTGCAGAGAATTCAGAAATGCCAAAGTTAATGCCTTTGTTTTTAGTAAATTAATTGGCTACTCTGAACAACCGATTTTACAAGCTCTGTCATCTCATGTCTCAGCGCAAagaaacaacaaacaaaaatcAATTGAAATAGAATGTCAAAAGCGTGGCTCCAAGAGAGTTAAAAGTTGCAGAACGGATCTGACGTTTGGAAATAGTCATGCTATTCTCAGTACTTCAGTCTCACATAGTATGATGGAAAAATATGAACCTGGTTGTCAGAGAATGAAAATCCAACAGTCAAGCAGTGGGCCTGTTGATAATCGGCTTGTTGTGTCTCAGCCAAGGCATCAAATTCTGAACAAATTCAATGAAAGTGTTGAGGTTCTTTGCCGAGATAGTGGCATGCGAGGCTGCTGGTTCAGGTGCAAGGTCTTGTGTTCATCACAAAAATTGCTAAAGGTTCAATACTACGACGTTTTTAATGCTGATGAACCTGGGAAACTGGAG GAATGGGTTTCGGCAACCAGGGTGGCTGGTCCTGACGTATTGGGCGTGAGATCTGCACGCCGACTAGCAATCAGGCCTTGGCGTTATGAAGAATCTTCGGGATTTGCATTTGAGGTTGGAGCAGCAGTCGATGCATGGTGGTGTGATGGTTGGTGGGAAGGTGTTGTAATTGGGAACGACACATCTGCAGAAAGCAATTTTCAGGTTTACTTCCCTG GTGAAAATAGATTTTTGACTATAAAGAGGAAAAACATCAGAGTGTCGCTAGATTGGATGGATGATAAATGGGTAAGGATTCCCGCAAAGTCCGATATACTCTCATTCTTGACTTCAATTTTCAGTTCCGGGCCAAAACTCCCCCCACTCACAACATTGAGCGAGGATAATACCTCTGATCTTACATATGAAGATGTTTGTATTCCCACTCAACATGAAGGATCAGAAGATGATGAGCACAAATCAGAGTTACCAGGTTTGCATTAG
- the LOC140884221 gene encoding uncharacterized protein isoform X2 encodes MFSCQAFKAWEERVISPEKGNRVIHYYLKDSVLAVVGTERSIRHMIYVVSEDFISIYGSTTRVHAETKWRSRREVVEWLTSVVSRSAPVLAKNNQPSINTAPSLERLKSLMIRFSDQRILDENSTNLVTSNSNIIWSGEAWICSEQLKHYPAFSRSGTEIAVYSFVWIVNEEENDYLGYLEDLYEDQQGKKLVKVRRFHFSEEIESLMPLLHPHPREIFITPYKHQVGVEHIDGLAAILTPGHFEKCLALLPPSLSLGCFACCREFRNAKVNAFVFSKLIGYSEQPILQALSSHVSAQRNNKQKSIEIECQKRGSKRVKSCRTDLTFGNSHAILSTSVSHSMMEKYEPGCQRMKIQQSSSGPVDNRLVVSQPRHQILNKFNESVEVLCRDSGMRGCWFRCKVLCSSQKLLKVQYYDVFNADEPGKLEEWVSATRVAGPDVLGVRSARRLAIRPWRYEESSGFAFEVGAAVDAWWCDGWWEGVVIGNDTSAESNFQVYFPDF; translated from the exons ATGTTCAGTTGCCAAGCTTTCAAGGCATGGGAAGAACGTGTTATTTCACCGGAAAAGGGCAACCGTGTTATTCACTATTACTTGAAGGATTCTGTCCTAGCTGTGGTGGGGACTGAGAGGAGTATAAGGCACATGATCTATGTGGTTTCGGAGGACTTTATATCTATTTACGGGTCGACAACCAGAGTCCATGCTGAAACCAAGTGGCGGTCAAGGCGAGAGGTTGTTGAGTGGCTCACATCAGTGGTTTCCAGAAGTGCCCCggtcttagccaaaaata ATCAACCTTCTATTAACACGGCACCATCTCTAGAACGTCTTAAATCCCTGATGATTCGTTTCTCCGATCAGAGAATCCTGGATGAG AACTCCACAAACCTGGTGACCTCAAATTCAAACATCATATGGTCAGGGGAGGCCTGGATATGTAGTGAGCAGCTGAAGCATTATCCGGCTTTTTCCAGGAGTGGAACTGAGATAGCG GTTTATTCGTTTGTATGGATTGTGAATGAAGAGGAAAATGATTACCTGGGTTACTTGGAAGATTTGTACGAAGATCAGCAGGGGAAGAAATTAGTTAAAGTGCGTCGATTTCACTTTAGTGAGGAAATTGAAAGTCTGATGCCTTTGTTACACCCACATCCCAGAGAAATTTTTATCACTCCTTACAAGCACCAGGTTGGTGTAGAGCACATTGATGGTCTGGCTGCAATTCTGACACCTGGTCATTTCGAGAAATGTTTGGCTCTTCTTCCTCCAAGCTTGTCATTAGGATGTTTTGCTTGCTGCAGAGAATTCAGAAATGCCAAAGTTAATGCCTTTGTTTTTAGTAAATTAATTGGCTACTCTGAACAACCGATTTTACAAGCTCTGTCATCTCATGTCTCAGCGCAAagaaacaacaaacaaaaatcAATTGAAATAGAATGTCAAAAGCGTGGCTCCAAGAGAGTTAAAAGTTGCAGAACGGATCTGACGTTTGGAAATAGTCATGCTATTCTCAGTACTTCAGTCTCACATAGTATGATGGAAAAATATGAACCTGGTTGTCAGAGAATGAAAATCCAACAGTCAAGCAGTGGGCCTGTTGATAATCGGCTTGTTGTGTCTCAGCCAAGGCATCAAATTCTGAACAAATTCAATGAAAGTGTTGAGGTTCTTTGCCGAGATAGTGGCATGCGAGGCTGCTGGTTCAGGTGCAAGGTCTTGTGTTCATCACAAAAATTGCTAAAGGTTCAATACTACGACGTTTTTAATGCTGATGAACCTGGGAAACTGGAG GAATGGGTTTCGGCAACCAGGGTGGCTGGTCCTGACGTATTGGGCGTGAGATCTGCACGCCGACTAGCAATCAGGCCTTGGCGTTATGAAGAATCTTCGGGATTTGCATTTGAGGTTGGAGCAGCAGTCGATGCATGGTGGTGTGATGGTTGGTGGGAAGGTGTTGTAATTGGGAACGACACATCTGCAGAAAGCAATTTTCAGGTTTACTTCCCTG ATTTTTGA